The sequence GCACCTGACTTTGTAGACTGCCCCACTGGGCTGCGAGTTCTTGCTCTTCAACAAGTCCGTAGTAAACAACCTTTGATCGATAACCATCCGCCAAGAGGAGCTTTGCCCTGGTGTCTCCCTGATCCTTACCCACCCATCCAGAATAGATAAAACTTTCCGCCATGGTTTTAAGATGGTGTGAGCACTCAGATCTCTTCTCCCTTGCATCGACAATAAGGCGATCAAAAGAGTCTAGGGTCTTCAGATAGAGCGCCACTAGAACTCGGTTACGAAGGGTATGGCTAAGGTGCCTGACTTGCTGATCTAGTTGCCGCTGGATTTGCGTTCGGAGCGCAAGTACATCATCTGCAAGAGCTAGAAATCGACGCAACTTCTCCTCTGCAATAGCGATATGCTGCTCTTCATTGGCAGGCATTTGCATTTCACCCATGGCTTATGGCTAAGGTCGACGCGATCGAGGCTTCGTATTGAGCTAGAGCGAAGGAGCCAAAATAATGATGGATTTGATTTCTATCAAGGATGGTGAGGATCCAGCCAAGAGTGTGAATGGAGACATAAGCTGATCTTTCGGGAAATATTGTTTAGGGTCAGACATTCGGTCCTCAGCGTTACGAGTTCTCGCTTGGAACGATCCGTTTCAATTCTTCCACCAGCAAAGGCAATTCATGGGCCACGGAATCCCAGACGATGTCTTCGTCCACATCCATGTAATCGTGCACGATCTTGTTCCTCATACCCGCGATGGCGTCCCACGGAATCTCTGGGTACCTCTCACGGAATGGAGGAGAGACACGGCGGGCAGCTTCTCCTATTACTTGGATCAGATGCGTGAGAGCCAAGCGGAGGACGGTATCACGATCGTAATCTTGGCGAGTTTTCTCGTGAACTAGCGAGAGTGTTTCCTGGGCTTTGTCCAGCATGTGGCCGACATAGAACAGGTCATCCTTCGGCATACTGGACCTCGGCAGCGGCCAGCACCCGATCTCTAATTCGACGGTTCAGAAATTTTTCCGTGATCAGGTCTACCTTCCGTCCACTCAAGAGGCGAGACAACTCCTGCTCCATCCGGAAGAGGGCAATGAAGCCTGGTCCATGATCGGACTCAAACTCGACAAGCACATCCACATCACTATCCGATCGAAAATCATCTCGGAGCACGGACCCGAA is a genomic window of Candidatus Nitrospira kreftii containing:
- a CDS encoding hypothetical protein (conserved protein of unknown function), with the translated sequence MGEMQMPANEEQHIAIAEEKLRRFLALADDVLALRTQIQRQLDQQVRHLSHTLRNRVLVALYLKTLDSFDRLIVDAREKRSECSHHLKTMAESFIYSGWVGKDQGDTRAKLLLADGYRSKVVYYGLVEEQELAAQWGSLQSQVLEGIRTEWKDFHRSSLEQIADEGNRSDHYRQVYRLACEAAHLGDLFMYMPPQPEGQGIGFSDQSMMSAYVCLKFGIILACDMLHDATDSLGVHFDAQLEDFRGRWRAIIDLHP
- a CDS encoding hypothetical protein (conserved protein of unknown function) → MPKDDLFYVGHMLDKAQETLSLVHEKTRQDYDRDTVLRLALTHLIQVIGEAARRVSPPFRERYPEIPWDAIAGMRNKIVHDYMDVDEDIVWDSVAHELPLLVEELKRIVPSENS
- a CDS encoding putative nucleotidyltransferase; this translates as MSGKAHISISKEGLEEFCRQYHIRKLSLFGSVLRDDFRSDSDVDVLVEFESDHGPGFIALFRMEQELSRLLSGRKVDLITEKFLNRRIRDRVLAAAEVQYAEG